The window AGAAGATGAAGAACGGCGTGCCGATGGCAAGCGCGGTGGCGATAAGGATATTGGTGGTCGCGCCATCGACCATCAGGATCTTCTCAAGGAAGAACAGGGCGTAGAACTGGCCGGTGTACCACACCACCGCTTGCCCTGCGACCGCGCCAAGTAGTGCGATCAGCGCCCAGCGGCCGTTCTTCCAGTTGCCGAAAGCTTCGGAAATCGGCGCCTTCGAGTTGGTGCCTTCTTCCTTCATCTTCTGGAACACCGGGCTTTCCTGCAGCTGCATCCGGATCCACATCGACACGCCAAGAAGGATTGCCGAGATGAGGAACGGAAGGCGCCAGCCCCATTCCTTGAAGGCTTCCTCGCCGATCATCGTGCGGGTGCCGATCACTACCAGCAATGCTGCAAACAGGCCAAGAGTTGCGGTGGTCTGGATGAAGCTGGTGTAAAGCCCGCGCTTGTTGTTGGGGGCGTGTTCAGCGACATAAGTGGCAGCGCCGCCGTATTCGCCGCCCAGCGCGAGCCCCTGCACCAGACGCAGCACCAGCAGCAAGATCGGCGCGGCAACGCCGATGCTCGCATAGGAGGGCAGCACGCCGACCGTGAAGGTCGCCGCCCCCATCAGGCCCATCGTGACGAGGAAGGTGTATTTGCGCCCGACCAGATCGCCCAGCCGCCCGAACACCAGCGCGCCGAAGGGGCGCACCGCAAAGCCTGCCGCAAAAGCGGCGAGGGCAAAGATGAACCCGGTGGTCTCGTTCACTCCGGAAAAGAACTGTGCCGAGATGATCGTGGCCAACAGGCCGTAGAGGTAGAAGTCGTACCACTCGAACACCGTGCCCAGCGACGAGGCCAGAATGACGCGTTTTTCCGTCGCGCTGGCCTCGTGATGCTTGGGCATGGCGCCATCATATGCCGTTGCCATTGTCTCTCTCCCGCTTGTGCGCTCGATCCCGTGACCGTCCCTTGAGGCGGTCTTCCCATTCGAGGATTGCACAATCGCGCTTCAGGCAGCGCGGCGAAAGCTAGACAATGGTCGGACGGAGCGCGGACTATCGGTTCTGCGGCGCGAAGGAGAACCGCAAGTCCGGGGTCTCGATCACCAGTTGGCGCCCGTCGAGCGTGGTCGAATAACGCTCTGCCTCCGCTATGCGGGCAAGCTGGTTGCCGAAGCTGGGTTCGGGGCACATCGCGCGGGTACTGGCGACCGGGCCGATGTCAATATTGCCCGCGCCGCTGGACGGTTTGCCAGCGGTCCATGTCGACCGTCCGCGATTGCAATCGAGCCCGAGTTCGAGTGCGCCGCCTTCGGCAAAGGTGAGCGTATGGCGTTCCTGCAATGCAGGCGTCAAAGTGGTGGTGCTGCCGGCGGTATCGATCGCGGTCAGCTGCCAGCGGGTGCCGGTGAGCGGGTGATCGTCGGACACGGTGGCACAGCCTGCGATGGCGAAAGTGGCGGCAAGCAGCGCGGCGGCGGGCAGTTTCATGGGTGTTGTCCCCTTTTTGGTGAGCACGCGCATCTTTTACCCGGGGGTGATGAACGCTGCCAGTCTGGCGCGCACGGCAGGCGCAAAAAAGCCGCCGGGGCGCGGGCGCTCCGACGGCTTTTCGCAAAGTCTTAGCTGGGCCGCGCGGGCGATCAGCCTTCGCGGGTGCCCGACAGCGGCATCGCGCCGAACGCGCCGGCATTGACCGAACCGGTCAGGTTGTCGCCGTCGATGGTCGCTTCGCAATCGAGCGTCATCGGCATCGGCACGACCATGTTCATCTTCCACTTGATCGTGTTGCCTTCGATGGTGCCACCGGTGATGTCCATCGAACCCAGGCTGCCGATCAGCGAGCCCGAGAAGGTGTCGCCCTCGGGAACGACGGTCAGCGTGCCGGTCTGGTCGCCCATCGGGCTCTTGACGGTGGTCTTGTAGGTGCCTGCAACGGACATGTTCGAACTCCCTTGGGTTATGTTGCCCGCCCTTGATCGGGACCGGCATTGGAAAGATGCGCTATTTACACGAGTGTCAGCGCGCTTCAACTCCATTCGGGCCGAAGCGCGCCGCCGTCACAGCTTGCCCGCTTCGATATATTCGACCGGCATCCTGAGCCCTGCGATCTGGTCGTCGATCTGCTTGCGGTCGCCGACCACCACGATCACCAGATTATCGCTGCCCAGATATTGCTGCGCGGCGGCGTTGATCCGGCCCGCATCGAGCCCGCGGTAGATCTGCGGCAGCTTGGTCTGGTAATCCGCCGGACGGCCCAGCACCTGATTGCCAAGGATCGCGCCGAGAACCTGCCCGTTGGTCTGGAACCGGTTGGGCAGACCGCGGACGTTGCCTTCGGTCACGCGCTGCAGTTCGGTCTCATCGATGCCCTTGCTCGCCGGGAAGGCGGAAAGGTTGGCAAGGATCGCCTTGATCGAATCCGCGGTTCGGTCGGACTGCACCGGCGTGAAGACGGTGAAGGCACGCGGACCGACACCGGCGTTCAGCCCGCTGCGGATGCCGTAGGTCCAGCCCTTTTCCTCGCGCAGATCCATGTTGAGGCGCGACAGGAAACCATCGCCGATCACTTCATTGGCCAGTTCGAGCGCCTCCAGCCCGGTGGTCGTGCCGCGCACCGGCAGCACGCGGCCGAGCAGCAGCACGCTTTGCGGGCTGTTTGGGCGGTCGATCACCACCACGCGCGGACGCGCGGCAGGGACGCCGGCATCGAGGTTCTTGACCGGCCTGGCCGTGGCCGGCGCACGCCAGTCGCCGAAGCTCTGTTCGAGCGCGGCGACCAGTTCGGGCATGGTCACGTCGCCGACAACGGTGATCCGCGCATTGTCGGGCCTCAGCCAGCGCGCGTGTTCGGACTTGAGCGCGGCGGGATCGAGCGCTTCGACCACCTCGGGAAGGCCGCGTGCGCCAACCCCGCCATAGGGGTGATCCGCGCCGAACAGGATCGGGCCGATCGCGCGCTGGGCAAGCCCGACCGGATTGGCCCGGTCCTGCGCGATCGCGGCAAGCTGCTGGGTCTTGGCGCGCGCGACATCGTCGGCCTTGAAGGCGGGGTTGCGCACGATATCGGCCACCAGCGCGAGCGAGGGCACCAGATTGGCGGTCAGCGCGGTCATCTGCACCGTGTTGGTGTCGGTGCCCGTGCCGGTCGAAATCGACGCGCCCAGCCGCTCCTGCGCCACCGCGATCTGTTCGGCGGTAAGGGTGAGCGTGCCTTCGTCGAGCAGACCCATCATCAGCGACTGCGTGCCCGCGCGCGCCGCACCATCGGCGGCGCTGCCCGCATCGAAACTGATCGCCATGCTGATCTTGGGGATCGCACTGCGCCGCGCAAGCGCGACCTCGATTCCGTTCGAAAGCCGCGCGGTTTCCACCGCCGGGAAGGTCAGCGCGCCCACGGGCGCGACCGCCGGTGCCTCGCGCGGGGGCGCGGTGCGGGTGACGGGGATAGGGGTCTTGGGATCGGGGGAGATCGCACCGGCCGTCGCCTCGTCGCCCCAACCGCCCATCGTCGCCCCGTCGAGCGTGCGTTCGCCGGGCTCGATCGTCAGCGTATAGCTCGGCCGGCCCATCCAGCGCTGCATCGCGGCCTGCACCTGTGCCGGTGTGACGCGTGCCACCGCTTCAAGCTCGGCGCGGTAATGGCCCGCATCGCCGGTGTAGAGCAGCCCTTCGGCCAGCGTCGAACCCTTGCCGCCGAAGCCGCCCACCTGTTCGAGCGCGCTGATCTGGCCCGACACGATCTGCGTCGCGGCACGGGCCAACTCGTCGGGCGTGGGGCCGCGCGCGATCAGCTCGTCGATGATCGCGTTGAATTTCGCCTCGGCAACCGCCGGGTCGACTCCCGGCTTCACATCCATCTGCGCCTGCAGGAAGCTCAGTTGTTCATGCTGCTGCGCGCTTGCGGTGACCGAGACCGCCAGCTCGTCCCCGCGCACCAGCGCATTGTCGAGCCGCGAGGAAGCAAGCCCGCCCAGCACGGTCAGACCCGCAGCCAGCGGCACCGCGTCGGGGTGGGTGATCGCAGGGCCGGTCCAGCTGCGCAGGATCCGCGTGACCGGCACCTGATCGGTCATGGTCTCGCGCTTGTCCGCGGCCAGCGTCACCGGCTCGGCCGCTTTGCGCACCACCTCGGGACCGCGCGGGATCGCACCGAACCAGCGTTCGACCATCGGGCGCGCGGTCTTGGCGTCGATATCGCCCGCCAGCACCAGCACGACGTTGTTGGGCGCGTAATTGTCGGTGAACCACTTGCGCACATCGGTCAGGCTGGCAGCATCGAGATCGGCCATCGAGCCGATCGTCGAGTGGCGATAGGGGTGGCCGACCGGCAGCAGCCCCTCGGCGACCTTGTATTCGACGAGGCCGTAGGGATCATTGTCGCCCTGCCGCTTCTCGTTCTGGACAACGCCGCGCTGCTTGTCGAGCTTGTCCTGGCTGACCGCGCCGAGCAGATAGCCCATCCGGTCGCTTTCCATGAACAGCGCCAGATCGAGCGCGCCGGTCGGAACGGTTTCGACGTAGTTGGTGCGGTCATACCAGGTCGACCCGTTGGTG is drawn from Erythrobacter neustonensis and contains these coding sequences:
- a CDS encoding M16 family metallopeptidase translates to MTYRFAAASLTALAAVLASGCAPTLAGPQASAPVAVSPAQPAPAALPTLVEKVNIPYEKFELENGLTVLVHEDRKSPVVGVTTYYRVGSKSEPRGRTGFAHLFEHLMFGGSENVENFDIPLEAAGSTSTNGSTWYDRTNYVETVPTGALDLALFMESDRMGYLLGAVSQDKLDKQRGVVQNEKRQGDNDPYGLVEYKVAEGLLPVGHPYRHSTIGSMADLDAASLTDVRKWFTDNYAPNNVVLVLAGDIDAKTARPMVERWFGAIPRGPEVVRKAAEPVTLAADKRETMTDQVPVTRILRSWTGPAITHPDAVPLAAGLTVLGGLASSRLDNALVRGDELAVSVTASAQQHEQLSFLQAQMDVKPGVDPAVAEAKFNAIIDELIARGPTPDELARAATQIVSGQISALEQVGGFGGKGSTLAEGLLYTGDAGHYRAELEAVARVTPAQVQAAMQRWMGRPSYTLTIEPGERTLDGATMGGWGDEATAGAISPDPKTPIPVTRTAPPREAPAVAPVGALTFPAVETARLSNGIEVALARRSAIPKISMAISFDAGSAADGAARAGTQSLMMGLLDEGTLTLTAEQIAVAQERLGASISTGTGTDTNTVQMTALTANLVPSLALVADIVRNPAFKADDVARAKTQQLAAIAQDRANPVGLAQRAIGPILFGADHPYGGVGARGLPEVVEALDPAALKSEHARWLRPDNARITVVGDVTMPELVAALEQSFGDWRAPATARPVKNLDAGVPAARPRVVVIDRPNSPQSVLLLGRVLPVRGTTTGLEALELANEVIGDGFLSRLNMDLREEKGWTYGIRSGLNAGVGPRAFTVFTPVQSDRTADSIKAILANLSAFPASKGIDETELQRVTEGNVRGLPNRFQTNGQVLGAILGNQVLGRPADYQTKLPQIYRGLDAGRINAAAQQYLGSDNLVIVVVGDRKQIDDQIAGLRMPVEYIEAGKL
- a CDS encoding META domain-containing protein codes for the protein MKLPAAALLAATFAIAGCATVSDDHPLTGTRWQLTAIDTAGSTTTLTPALQERHTLTFAEGGALELGLDCNRGRSTWTAGKPSSGAGNIDIGPVASTRAMCPEPSFGNQLARIAEAERYSTTLDGRQLVIETPDLRFSFAPQNR
- a CDS encoding MFS transporter yields the protein MATAYDGAMPKHHEASATEKRVILASSLGTVFEWYDFYLYGLLATIISAQFFSGVNETTGFIFALAAFAAGFAVRPFGALVFGRLGDLVGRKYTFLVTMGLMGAATFTVGVLPSYASIGVAAPILLLVLRLVQGLALGGEYGGAATYVAEHAPNNKRGLYTSFIQTTATLGLFAALLVVIGTRTMIGEEAFKEWGWRLPFLISAILLGVSMWIRMQLQESPVFQKMKEEGTNSKAPISEAFGNWKNGRWALIALLGAVAGQAVVWYTGQFYALFFLEKILMVDGATTNILIATALAIGTPFFIFFGWLSDKIGRKKIILTGCALAAVTYFPAFHLLTKAANPALAQAQATAPVTVIVNDADCSVQFDPIGKNKFDAKSCDIAKSFLAKGAVSYSKVEAAEGSIAQVRIGAQTFTAPDPAKVMGEERNAAITAFQDEVKAALTAAGYPAKADPDAINMPLVIAVLTWLVLLVTMVYGPIAALLVELFPTRIRYTAMSLPYHIGNGWFGGFLPTTAFAMVAATGDIYYGLWYPIIVCALTVVVGLLFLPETFRRNIDE